One region of Bacillus zhangzhouensis genomic DNA includes:
- the licH gene encoding 6-phospho-beta-glucosidase LicH produces MAKGLKVVTIGGGSSYTPELVEGFIKRYDEFPISELWLVDIEAGKEKLEIVGNLAKRMVKKAGLPIEVHLTLDRRKALVDADFVTTQFRVGLLEARMKDERIPLKYDVIGQETNGPGGLFKGLRTIPVILDIVKDIEELCPDAWLVNFTNPAGMVTEAVLRYSTHRKVVGLCNVPIGIRMGIAKGLDVDASRVEVSFAGLNHMVFGLDVFLDGKSIMDQVIEDMADPNSSMSMNNIQAIPWDADFLKGLGVIPCPYHRYYYKTSDMLAEEKKAAANEGTRAEVVRALENDLFELYKDPDLDIKPPQLEKRGGAYYSDAACNLIASIYNDKHDIQPVNTINNGAISDIPNDSAVELNCVITKNGPKPIAVGEMPVAVKGLISQIKSFERVAAEAAVTGDYNTALVAMTINPLVPSDAIAKSILDEMLEAHKEYLPQFFNKVEA; encoded by the coding sequence AGCTTTGGCTTGTTGATATTGAAGCGGGAAAAGAAAAGCTTGAGATCGTCGGAAATCTTGCAAAACGCATGGTCAAAAAAGCAGGGCTTCCAATTGAGGTTCATTTAACATTAGATCGCAGGAAAGCGCTTGTAGATGCTGATTTTGTCACAACACAATTCCGTGTCGGACTTCTTGAAGCACGTATGAAGGATGAACGCATTCCTTTAAAATATGATGTCATTGGTCAAGAAACAAATGGTCCAGGAGGTCTATTCAAAGGACTTCGCACCATTCCTGTCATTCTTGATATTGTCAAAGATATTGAAGAGCTGTGTCCGGATGCATGGCTTGTGAATTTCACCAATCCAGCTGGTATGGTCACTGAAGCCGTTCTTCGTTATTCAACCCATCGTAAAGTCGTTGGTTTATGCAACGTGCCTATCGGCATTCGCATGGGAATCGCCAAAGGACTTGATGTCGACGCAAGCAGAGTTGAAGTCAGCTTTGCTGGATTAAACCATATGGTCTTTGGACTCGATGTATTCTTAGACGGCAAAAGTATCATGGATCAAGTCATCGAAGATATGGCTGATCCAAACTCCAGTATGTCGATGAACAACATTCAAGCGATCCCGTGGGATGCTGATTTCTTAAAAGGGCTTGGCGTCATTCCTTGTCCGTATCACCGTTACTACTACAAAACAAGTGATATGCTGGCTGAGGAAAAGAAAGCAGCAGCAAATGAAGGAACTCGTGCAGAAGTCGTTCGCGCACTAGAAAATGATCTGTTCGAGCTTTACAAAGACCCTGATCTCGACATCAAGCCGCCACAGCTTGAAAAAAGAGGCGGTGCCTACTACAGTGATGCGGCTTGTAACTTGATTGCATCCATTTATAATGACAAGCATGACATTCAGCCTGTAAACACCATTAACAATGGCGCCATCAGTGACATTCCAAATGATTCTGCCGTTGAACTCAACTGCGTTATCACAAAAAACGGTCCTAAACCAATCGCGGTTGGTGAAATGCCGGTCGCTGTCAAAGGACTCATTTCTCAAATTAAATCCTTTGAACGTGTAGCTGCTGAAGCAGCCGTGACAGGCGATTACAACACAGCCCTTGTCGCAATGACCATCAACCCGCTTGTCCCATCAGATGCCATTGCAAAAAGCATCCTAGATGAGATGCTGGAAGCACACAAAGAATATTTACCACAGTTTTTCAATAAAGTAGAAGCATAA